A region of Candidatus Methylomirabilota bacterium DNA encodes the following proteins:
- the pgm gene encoding phosphoglucomutase (alpha-D-glucose-1,6-bisphosphate-dependent) encodes MPVDPCAGKPPEPSSLANIPRLMTAYYTRRPDPTLREQRVAFGTSGHRGSALDGAFNEAHILAITEAICQYRRERHIDGPLFLGIDTHALSESAFASALEVLAANRVDVMIDERDGYTPTPVISHAILGHNRGRADGLADGIVITPSHNPPEDGGFKYNPPSGGPADTHVTGWIEDRANALLADGLAGVARMPFERARGAATTHRHDYMRAYVEDLGHVVNLDVLRDARIRLGVDPLGGAGVRYWGMIAERYRLPLTVVSDAVDPTFRFMTVDWDGKIRMDCSSVYAMQRLIGLRDRFDVAWACDTDHDRHGIVAGSGGLLNPNHYLAVAVAYLFAHRPGWPKHAGVGKTLVSSSMIDRVAARLDRRLVEVPVGFKWFVEGLLDGSLGFGGEESAGASFLRRDGTVWTTDKDGIILGLLAAEMTAVTGRDPADLYRELTRQFGDFAYERIDAAATVQQKTLLARLSPAQVGAAELAGDPITARLTTAPANDAPIGGLKVATASGWFAARPSGTEEVYKLYAESFKGPDHLRRIQAEAQALIRQVFEAAGAAAGPGG; translated from the coding sequence ATGCCAGTGGATCCGTGCGCCGGAAAGCCGCCCGAGCCCTCGAGCCTCGCCAACATCCCGCGCCTGATGACCGCGTACTACACGCGGCGCCCGGATCCCACGCTCCGCGAGCAGCGCGTGGCCTTCGGCACCTCGGGGCACCGCGGATCCGCCCTGGACGGCGCCTTCAACGAGGCCCACATCCTGGCCATCACCGAGGCGATCTGTCAGTACCGCCGCGAGCGGCACATCGACGGGCCGCTCTTCCTCGGCATCGACACCCACGCGCTGTCGGAATCGGCCTTCGCCAGCGCGCTCGAGGTGCTGGCCGCCAACCGGGTCGACGTGATGATCGACGAGCGGGACGGGTACACGCCGACGCCGGTCATCTCCCACGCGATCCTCGGCCACAATCGCGGGCGCGCCGACGGGTTGGCCGACGGCATCGTGATCACGCCCTCGCACAATCCGCCCGAGGACGGCGGCTTCAAGTACAACCCGCCGAGCGGCGGCCCCGCCGACACCCACGTCACCGGCTGGATCGAGGATCGCGCCAACGCGCTGCTCGCCGACGGGCTCGCCGGGGTCGCGCGCATGCCGTTCGAGCGGGCGCGCGGCGCCGCCACCACGCACCGTCACGACTACATGCGCGCGTACGTCGAGGATCTGGGTCACGTGGTGAACCTCGACGTGCTGCGCGACGCGCGCATCCGCCTCGGGGTCGATCCCCTCGGCGGCGCCGGCGTGCGCTATTGGGGGATGATCGCCGAGCGATACCGGCTGCCGTTGACGGTGGTGAGCGACGCGGTCGATCCGACGTTCCGGTTCATGACCGTGGATTGGGACGGCAAGATCCGGATGGACTGCTCGTCGGTCTACGCGATGCAGCGCCTGATCGGCCTCCGCGACCGGTTCGACGTGGCCTGGGCCTGCGACACCGATCACGATCGTCACGGCATCGTGGCCGGCAGCGGCGGCCTGCTGAACCCGAATCACTACCTCGCGGTGGCCGTCGCCTACCTGTTCGCCCACCGGCCGGGCTGGCCGAAGCACGCCGGCGTCGGCAAGACGCTCGTGAGCAGCAGCATGATCGACCGGGTGGCCGCGCGGCTCGATCGTCGGCTCGTCGAGGTGCCGGTCGGCTTCAAGTGGTTCGTCGAAGGGCTCCTCGACGGTAGCCTCGGCTTCGGAGGCGAGGAGAGCGCCGGCGCGTCGTTCCTGCGGCGCGACGGTACCGTGTGGACCACCGACAAGGACGGGATCATCCTCGGGCTGCTCGCCGCCGAGATGACCGCGGTCACCGGCCGGGATCCCGCCGATCTCTACCGCGAGCTGACCCGGCAGTTCGGCGACTTCGCGTACGAGCGGATCGATGCGGCCGCCACCGTCCAGCAGAAGACGCTGCTGGCCCGGCTCTCGCCCGCCCAGGTCGGCGCCGCCGAGCTGGCCGGCGATCCGATCACCGCGCGGCTGACGACCGCGCCGGCCAACGACGCGCCCATCGGCGGGCTGAAGGTCGCCACCGCGAGCGGCTGGTTTGCGGCGCGGCCGTCCGGAACCGAGGAGGTCTACAAGCTCTACGCGGAGAGCTTCAAGGGCCCCGACCACCTGCGGCGGATCCAGGCCGAGGCCCAGGCCCTCATCCGGCAGGTCTTCGAGGCGGCGGGCGCGGCGGCCGGGCCGGGGGGCTGA
- a CDS encoding family 1 encapsulin nanocompartment shell protein produces MNNLRRELAPISSEAWREIDAEASRVLKLKLAGRKLVDFDGPLGPTAAAVNTGRRESLGRAPIADIEASRRQALPLIELRSYFELSREEMDAVERGAEDPELQPLIDAATRIAFAEDTAIFHGYATGGIKGIDEASVHPILPIPDDYQEYPRCIAEATRLLRLAGVDGPYAIAMGPRYYTGLTQAVGDGGYPVLNVVRKLVDGPLVWAPAVNGAVVVSLRGGDFELTIGTDLSIGYQSHTDTTVRLYLIETMAFRVLTPEAAVALAHRDAKGGKKG; encoded by the coding sequence ATGAACAACCTCAGGCGCGAGCTGGCCCCCATCTCGAGCGAAGCGTGGAGAGAGATCGATGCCGAGGCCTCGCGAGTCCTCAAGCTCAAGCTCGCCGGCCGCAAGCTGGTGGACTTCGACGGCCCGCTCGGCCCCACCGCGGCGGCGGTCAACACCGGGCGCCGCGAGTCTCTCGGCCGCGCGCCCATCGCCGACATCGAGGCCTCCCGGCGGCAGGCGCTGCCGCTGATCGAGCTGCGCTCGTATTTCGAGCTGTCGCGCGAGGAGATGGACGCGGTCGAGCGCGGGGCCGAGGATCCCGAGCTGCAGCCCCTCATCGATGCGGCCACCCGCATCGCCTTCGCCGAGGACACCGCGATCTTCCACGGCTACGCGACCGGCGGCATCAAGGGCATCGACGAGGCGTCCGTGCATCCCATCCTCCCGATCCCCGACGACTACCAGGAGTACCCGCGTTGCATCGCCGAGGCCACGCGGCTCCTGCGGCTGGCCGGCGTCGACGGGCCCTACGCCATCGCGATGGGGCCGCGCTACTACACCGGCCTCACCCAGGCGGTCGGCGACGGCGGCTATCCGGTGCTGAACGTGGTGCGCAAGCTGGTGGACGGCCCGCTGGTGTGGGCGCCCGCGGTCAACGGCGCGGTGGTGGTGAGCCTCCGCGGCGGCGACTTCGAGCTGACCATCGGCACCGACCTGTCGATCGGCTACCAGAGCCACACCGACACGACGGTGCGGCTCTACCTGATCGAGACGATGGCGTTCCGCGTGCTGACCCCCGAGGCCGCGGTGGCGCTCGCGCACCGGGACGCCAAGGGCGGCAAGAAGGGCTGA